The Henckelia pumila isolate YLH828 unplaced genomic scaffold, ASM3356847v2 CTG_461:::fragment_3, whole genome shotgun sequence genome window below encodes:
- the LOC140872318 gene encoding uncharacterized protein: MGNCQAVDAAALVIQHPNGKLERMYWTITANEVMKMNPGHYVSLIIPLPASADDNPGDDARTVRFTRVKLLRPSDTLVLGRAYRLVTTQEVMKVLRAKKHAKMKRNQSDSGENMLMENNGSEEKNDHHEIQGKRSDKHHHQRTGPANSATGRPKLWRPSLQSISESAS; encoded by the exons ATGGGAAATTGCCAAGCAGTTGATGCAGCAGCACTAGTGATACAACATCCGAATGGGAAGCTGGAGAGGATGTATTGGACCATTACAGCAAATGAGGTGATGAAAATGAATCCCGGCCATTATGTATCACTCATAATTCCATTGCCGGCCTCCGCCGACGACAATCCCGGCGACGACGCCAGGACAGTGAGGTTCACCCGAGTGAAGCTTCTCCGGCCGAGTGACACTCTGGTTCTCGGCCGGGCTTATCGCCTTGTCACCACTCAAG AGGTTATGAAAGTGCTTAGAGCAAAGAAGCATGCAAagatgaagagaaaccagtcgGATTCAGGCGAAAACATGCTGATGGAGAACAATGGTTCCGAGGAGAAGAATGATCATCAtgag aTTCAGGGCAAAAGATCGGACAAACACCACCACCAGAGGACGGGACCGGCGAACTCCGCCACCGGACGGCCCAAATTGTGGCGGCCATCTTTGCAAAGCATTTCGGAGTCTGCGAGctga